Proteins encoded within one genomic window of Diorhabda sublineata isolate icDioSubl1.1 chromosome 1, icDioSubl1.1, whole genome shotgun sequence:
- the LOC130453380 gene encoding antichymotrypsin-2-like isoform X15: MSSDDNNLSAVLQGNALFTRNAYQIFAEEKGKNIFFSPISIHSILSLAAQGAKGDSQKAFIKALQVSDIQTLASGYQTAMKKLNSIEDVTLLMANKVYVKQSYLLQDEFKSKAVDYFLSEVQNIDFTKNIDAAKTINNWVEGKTNSKIKDLIQPDDLDDYTRLILINAIYFKGKWAEPFDPESTKTEKFYLSKTDTIDVQMMHTKKKFYFKNDEALDAKVLELPYTNRDLSMIVILPNQIDGIDDLEAKLAKTDLTKITENMYRPDVIVALPKFKIETTIDLEEPLIKMGLDVVFTDNADFSGMLKSPEPLCISKVIHKAFIEVNEEGAEAAAATAARVLMKRSLPPPPKEFTADHPFLVLLNVKEKNVLNVLFYGKINVPSPKNEILWNARYVVRLHLQKNLSQTIRL; encoded by the exons ATGTCTTCTGATGATAATAATCTTAGTGCCGTCCTTCAAGGAAATGCACTATTTACAAGAAACGCTTATCAAATTTTTGCCGAAGAAAAAggcaaaaacatatttttttcgcCAATAAGTATACATTCGATTTTATCCCTGGCCGCTCAGGGGGCCAAAGGTGATTCTCAAAAAGCTTTTATTAAGGCTCTTCAAGTTTCCGATATCCAAACATTAGCATCCGGTTACCAAACTGCTATGAAAAAGTTGAATTCTATCGAAGATGTAACTTTATTAATGGCCAATAAGGTGTACGTTAAACAGAGTTACTTGCTTCAAGATGAATTTAAAAGTAAAGCCGTGGATTATTTCCTCTCCGAGGTCCAGAACATAgactttacaaaaaatatagacGCAGCTAAAACCATTAACAATTGGGTAGAAGGAAAAACTAACAGCAAAATCAAGGATTTAATACAACCCGATGATCTAGATGATTACACTCGTTTGATTTTGATAAACGCTATTTACTTCAAAGGCAAATGGGCAGAACCTTTCGATCCTGAATCGACAAAAACCGAAAAATTCTATTTAAGTAAAACCGATACCATCGATGTTCAGATGATGCACACTAAAaagaaattctacttcaaaaaTGACGAGGCTTTAGATGCTAAGGTATTGGAATTACCGTATACCAATAGGGACTTGAGCATGATCGTTATTTTGCCCAACCAAATCGATGGTATCGATGATTTGGAAGCTAAATTAGCTAAAACGGACCTGACCAAGATAACCGAGAACATGTATAGACCGGATGTAATCGTAGCTCTgcctaaatttaaaattgaaaccACCATAGATCTGGAGGAACCTTTAATAAAG ATGGGTCTTGATGTCGTCTTCACCGATAATGCCGATTTCAGCGGCATGCTTAAGAGCCCCGAACCATTATGTATCAGCAAAGTTATACACAAAGCTTTTATTGAGGTTAACGAAGAAGGAGCCGAAGCTGCCGCAGCTACTG CGGCGAGAGTTCTTATGAAACGTTCACTGCCACCGCCGCCTAAGGAATTCACAGCCGATCACCCATTTTTGGTTTTGCTTaacgtaaaagaaaaaaatgttttaaatgtgttattttatggaaaaattaacGTACCCTCCCCTAAAAATGAGATA CTATGGAATGCTCGTTACGTTGTGCGCCTCCACCTCCAGAAGAATTTATCGCAAACCATCCGTTTATAA
- the LOC130453380 gene encoding antichymotrypsin-2-like isoform X14 produces the protein MLFRLGFFHLLILTQSTAMSSDDNNLSAVLQGNALFTRNAYQIFAEEKGKNIFFSPISIHSILSLAAQGAKGDSQKAFIKALQVSDIQTLASGYQTAMKKLNSIEDVTLLMANKVYVKQSYLLQDEFKSKAVDYFLSEVQNIDFTKNIDAAKTINNWVEGKTNSKIKDLIQPDDLDDYTRLILINAIYFKGKWAEPFDPESTKTEKFYLSKTDTIDVQMMHTKKKFYFKNDEALDAKVLELPYTNRDLSMIVILPNQIDGIDDLEAKLAKTDLTKITENMYRPDVIVALPKFKIETTIDLEEPLIKMGLDVVFTDNADFSGMLKSPEPLCISKVIHKAFIEVNEEGAEAAAATAARVLMKRSLPPPPKEFTADHPFLVLLNVKEKNVLNVLFYGKINVPSPKNEILWNARYVVRLHLQKNLSQTIRL, from the exons ATGTTATTTCGTTTAG gtttttttcatCTACTTATACTCACTCAATCAACAGCCATGTCTTCTGATGATAATAATCTTAGTGCCGTCCTTCAAGGAAATGCACTATTTACAAGAAACGCTTATCAAATTTTTGCCGAAGAAAAAggcaaaaacatatttttttcgcCAATAAGTATACATTCGATTTTATCCCTGGCCGCTCAGGGGGCCAAAGGTGATTCTCAAAAAGCTTTTATTAAGGCTCTTCAAGTTTCCGATATCCAAACATTAGCATCCGGTTACCAAACTGCTATGAAAAAGTTGAATTCTATCGAAGATGTAACTTTATTAATGGCCAATAAGGTGTACGTTAAACAGAGTTACTTGCTTCAAGATGAATTTAAAAGTAAAGCCGTGGATTATTTCCTCTCCGAGGTCCAGAACATAgactttacaaaaaatatagacGCAGCTAAAACCATTAACAATTGGGTAGAAGGAAAAACTAACAGCAAAATCAAGGATTTAATACAACCCGATGATCTAGATGATTACACTCGTTTGATTTTGATAAACGCTATTTACTTCAAAGGCAAATGGGCAGAACCTTTCGATCCTGAATCGACAAAAACCGAAAAATTCTATTTAAGTAAAACCGATACCATCGATGTTCAGATGATGCACACTAAAaagaaattctacttcaaaaaTGACGAGGCTTTAGATGCTAAGGTATTGGAATTACCGTATACCAATAGGGACTTGAGCATGATCGTTATTTTGCCCAACCAAATCGATGGTATCGATGATTTGGAAGCTAAATTAGCTAAAACGGACCTGACCAAGATAACCGAGAACATGTATAGACCGGATGTAATCGTAGCTCTgcctaaatttaaaattgaaaccACCATAGATCTGGAGGAACCTTTAATAAAG ATGGGTCTTGATGTCGTCTTCACCGATAATGCCGATTTCAGCGGCATGCTTAAGAGCCCCGAACCATTATGTATCAGCAAAGTTATACACAAAGCTTTTATTGAGGTTAACGAAGAAGGAGCCGAAGCTGCCGCAGCTACTG CGGCGAGAGTTCTTATGAAACGTTCACTGCCACCGCCGCCTAAGGAATTCACAGCCGATCACCCATTTTTGGTTTTGCTTaacgtaaaagaaaaaaatgttttaaatgtgttattttatggaaaaattaacGTACCCTCCCCTAAAAATGAGATA CTATGGAATGCTCGTTACGTTGTGCGCCTCCACCTCCAGAAGAATTTATCGCAAACCATCCGTTTATAA
- the LOC130453380 gene encoding antichymotrypsin-2-like isoform X1, whose translation MVLVKVKDFESSHRLCRKIISHSLCNVVFVSVFVIFSPKLFLGFFHLLILTQSTAMSSDDNNLSAVLQGNALFTRNAYQIFAEEKGKNIFFSPISIHSILSLAAQGAKGDSQKAFIKALQVSDIQTLASGYQTAMKKLNSIEDVTLLMANKVYVKQSYLLQDEFKSKAVDYFLSEVQNIDFTKNIDAAKTINNWVEGKTNSKIKDLIQPDDLDDYTRLILINAIYFKGKWAEPFDPESTKTEKFYLSKTDTIDVQMMHTKKKFYFKNDEALDAKVLELPYTNRDLSMIVILPNQIDGIDDLEAKLAKTDLTKITENMYRPDVIVALPKFKIETTIDLEEPLIKMGLDVVFTDNADFSGMLKSPEPLCISKVIHKAFIEVNEEGAEAAAATAARVLMKRSLPPPPKEFTADHPFLVLLNVKEKNVLNVLFYGKINVPSPKNEILWNARYVVRLHLQKNLSQTIRL comes from the exons ATTCAgtccgaaattatttttag gtttttttcatCTACTTATACTCACTCAATCAACAGCCATGTCTTCTGATGATAATAATCTTAGTGCCGTCCTTCAAGGAAATGCACTATTTACAAGAAACGCTTATCAAATTTTTGCCGAAGAAAAAggcaaaaacatatttttttcgcCAATAAGTATACATTCGATTTTATCCCTGGCCGCTCAGGGGGCCAAAGGTGATTCTCAAAAAGCTTTTATTAAGGCTCTTCAAGTTTCCGATATCCAAACATTAGCATCCGGTTACCAAACTGCTATGAAAAAGTTGAATTCTATCGAAGATGTAACTTTATTAATGGCCAATAAGGTGTACGTTAAACAGAGTTACTTGCTTCAAGATGAATTTAAAAGTAAAGCCGTGGATTATTTCCTCTCCGAGGTCCAGAACATAgactttacaaaaaatatagacGCAGCTAAAACCATTAACAATTGGGTAGAAGGAAAAACTAACAGCAAAATCAAGGATTTAATACAACCCGATGATCTAGATGATTACACTCGTTTGATTTTGATAAACGCTATTTACTTCAAAGGCAAATGGGCAGAACCTTTCGATCCTGAATCGACAAAAACCGAAAAATTCTATTTAAGTAAAACCGATACCATCGATGTTCAGATGATGCACACTAAAaagaaattctacttcaaaaaTGACGAGGCTTTAGATGCTAAGGTATTGGAATTACCGTATACCAATAGGGACTTGAGCATGATCGTTATTTTGCCCAACCAAATCGATGGTATCGATGATTTGGAAGCTAAATTAGCTAAAACGGACCTGACCAAGATAACCGAGAACATGTATAGACCGGATGTAATCGTAGCTCTgcctaaatttaaaattgaaaccACCATAGATCTGGAGGAACCTTTAATAAAG ATGGGTCTTGATGTCGTCTTCACCGATAATGCCGATTTCAGCGGCATGCTTAAGAGCCCCGAACCATTATGTATCAGCAAAGTTATACACAAAGCTTTTATTGAGGTTAACGAAGAAGGAGCCGAAGCTGCCGCAGCTACTG CGGCGAGAGTTCTTATGAAACGTTCACTGCCACCGCCGCCTAAGGAATTCACAGCCGATCACCCATTTTTGGTTTTGCTTaacgtaaaagaaaaaaatgttttaaatgtgttattttatggaaaaattaacGTACCCTCCCCTAAAAATGAGATA CTATGGAATGCTCGTTACGTTGTGCGCCTCCACCTCCAGAAGAATTTATCGCAAACCATCCGTTTATAA
- the LOC130453380 gene encoding antichymotrypsin-2-like isoform X16: MLFRLGFFHLLILTQSTAMSSDDNNLSAVLQGNALFTRNAYQIFAEEKGKNIFFSPISIHSILSLAAQGAKGDSQKAFIKALQVSDIQTLASGYQTAMKKLNSIEDVTLLMANKVYVKQSYLLQDEFKSKAVDYFLSEVQNIDFTKNIDAAKTINNWVEGKTNSKIKDLIQPDDLDDYTRLILINAIYFKGKWAEPFDPESTKTEKFYLSKTDTIDVQMMHTKKKFYFKNDEALDAKVLELPYTNRDLSMIVILPNQIDGIDDLEAKLAKTDLTKITENMYRPDVIVALPKFKIETTIDLEEPLIKMGLDVVFTDNADFSGMLKSPEPLCISKVIHKAFIEVNEEGAEAAAATAVIMKARCMSINMELVTFTANHPFVVLLKFERRGKKGQILFNGRIYKP, encoded by the exons ATGTTATTTCGTTTAG gtttttttcatCTACTTATACTCACTCAATCAACAGCCATGTCTTCTGATGATAATAATCTTAGTGCCGTCCTTCAAGGAAATGCACTATTTACAAGAAACGCTTATCAAATTTTTGCCGAAGAAAAAggcaaaaacatatttttttcgcCAATAAGTATACATTCGATTTTATCCCTGGCCGCTCAGGGGGCCAAAGGTGATTCTCAAAAAGCTTTTATTAAGGCTCTTCAAGTTTCCGATATCCAAACATTAGCATCCGGTTACCAAACTGCTATGAAAAAGTTGAATTCTATCGAAGATGTAACTTTATTAATGGCCAATAAGGTGTACGTTAAACAGAGTTACTTGCTTCAAGATGAATTTAAAAGTAAAGCCGTGGATTATTTCCTCTCCGAGGTCCAGAACATAgactttacaaaaaatatagacGCAGCTAAAACCATTAACAATTGGGTAGAAGGAAAAACTAACAGCAAAATCAAGGATTTAATACAACCCGATGATCTAGATGATTACACTCGTTTGATTTTGATAAACGCTATTTACTTCAAAGGCAAATGGGCAGAACCTTTCGATCCTGAATCGACAAAAACCGAAAAATTCTATTTAAGTAAAACCGATACCATCGATGTTCAGATGATGCACACTAAAaagaaattctacttcaaaaaTGACGAGGCTTTAGATGCTAAGGTATTGGAATTACCGTATACCAATAGGGACTTGAGCATGATCGTTATTTTGCCCAACCAAATCGATGGTATCGATGATTTGGAAGCTAAATTAGCTAAAACGGACCTGACCAAGATAACCGAGAACATGTATAGACCGGATGTAATCGTAGCTCTgcctaaatttaaaattgaaaccACCATAGATCTGGAGGAACCTTTAATAAAG ATGGGTCTTGATGTCGTCTTCACCGATAATGCCGATTTCAGCGGCATGCTTAAGAGCCCCGAACCATTATGTATCAGCAAAGTTATACACAAAGCTTTTATTGAGGTTAACGAAGAAGGAGCCGAAGCTGCCGCAGCTACTG CGGTGATAATGAAAGCTCGATGCATGTCTATAAACATGGAATTGGTGACATTTACAGCAAATCACCCgtttgtagttttattaaaatttgaacgGAGAGGCAAAAAAggacaaattttatttaatggcCGTATATATAAACcttaa
- the LOC130453380 gene encoding antichymotrypsin-2-like isoform X7, with translation MVLVKVKDFESSHRLCRKIISHSLCNVVFVSVFVIFSPKLFLGFFHLLILTQSTAMSSDDNNLSAVLQGNALFTRNAYQIFAEEKGKNIFFSPISIHSILSLAAQGAKGDSQKAFIKALQVSDIQTLASGYQTAMKKLNSIEDVTLLMANKVYVKQSYLLQDEFKSKAVDYFLSEVQNIDFTKNIDAAKTINNWVEGKTNSKIKDLIQPDDLDDYTRLILINAIYFKGKWAEPFDPESTKTEKFYLSKTDTIDVQMMHTKKKFYFKNDEALDAKVLELPYTNRDLSMIVILPNQIDGIDDLEAKLAKTDLTKITENMYRPDVIVALPKFKIETTIDLEEPLIKMGLDVVFTDNADFSGMLKSPEPLCISKVIHKAFIEVNEEGAEAAAATAVIMKARCMSINMELVTFTANHPFVVLLKFERRGKKGQILFNGRIYKP, from the exons ATTCAgtccgaaattatttttag gtttttttcatCTACTTATACTCACTCAATCAACAGCCATGTCTTCTGATGATAATAATCTTAGTGCCGTCCTTCAAGGAAATGCACTATTTACAAGAAACGCTTATCAAATTTTTGCCGAAGAAAAAggcaaaaacatatttttttcgcCAATAAGTATACATTCGATTTTATCCCTGGCCGCTCAGGGGGCCAAAGGTGATTCTCAAAAAGCTTTTATTAAGGCTCTTCAAGTTTCCGATATCCAAACATTAGCATCCGGTTACCAAACTGCTATGAAAAAGTTGAATTCTATCGAAGATGTAACTTTATTAATGGCCAATAAGGTGTACGTTAAACAGAGTTACTTGCTTCAAGATGAATTTAAAAGTAAAGCCGTGGATTATTTCCTCTCCGAGGTCCAGAACATAgactttacaaaaaatatagacGCAGCTAAAACCATTAACAATTGGGTAGAAGGAAAAACTAACAGCAAAATCAAGGATTTAATACAACCCGATGATCTAGATGATTACACTCGTTTGATTTTGATAAACGCTATTTACTTCAAAGGCAAATGGGCAGAACCTTTCGATCCTGAATCGACAAAAACCGAAAAATTCTATTTAAGTAAAACCGATACCATCGATGTTCAGATGATGCACACTAAAaagaaattctacttcaaaaaTGACGAGGCTTTAGATGCTAAGGTATTGGAATTACCGTATACCAATAGGGACTTGAGCATGATCGTTATTTTGCCCAACCAAATCGATGGTATCGATGATTTGGAAGCTAAATTAGCTAAAACGGACCTGACCAAGATAACCGAGAACATGTATAGACCGGATGTAATCGTAGCTCTgcctaaatttaaaattgaaaccACCATAGATCTGGAGGAACCTTTAATAAAG ATGGGTCTTGATGTCGTCTTCACCGATAATGCCGATTTCAGCGGCATGCTTAAGAGCCCCGAACCATTATGTATCAGCAAAGTTATACACAAAGCTTTTATTGAGGTTAACGAAGAAGGAGCCGAAGCTGCCGCAGCTACTG CGGTGATAATGAAAGCTCGATGCATGTCTATAAACATGGAATTGGTGACATTTACAGCAAATCACCCgtttgtagttttattaaaatttgaacgGAGAGGCAAAAAAggacaaattttatttaatggcCGTATATATAAACcttaa
- the LOC130453380 gene encoding antichymotrypsin-2-like isoform X6, with amino-acid sequence MVLVKVKDFESSHRLCRKIISHSLCNVVFVSVFVIFSPKLFLGFFHLLILTQSTAMSSDDNNLSAVLQGNALFTRNAYQIFAEEKGKNIFFSPISIHSILSLAAQGAKGDSQKAFIKALQVSDIQTLASGYQTAMKKLNSIEDVTLLMANKVYVKQSYLLQDEFKSKAVDYFLSEVQNIDFTKNIDAAKTINNWVEGKTNSKIKDLIQPDDLDDYTRLILINAIYFKGKWAEPFDPESTKTEKFYLSKTDTIDVQMMHTKKKFYFKNDEALDAKVLELPYTNRDLSMIVILPNQIDGIDDLEAKLAKTDLTKITENMYRPDVIVALPKFKIETTIDLEEPLIKMGLDVVFTDNADFSGMLKSPEPLCISKVIHKAFIEVNEEGAEAAAATGFLIRRKYAAWKSQDEEFQADHPFILMFKMKMEKKLNILFHSRIINPLK; translated from the exons ATTCAgtccgaaattatttttag gtttttttcatCTACTTATACTCACTCAATCAACAGCCATGTCTTCTGATGATAATAATCTTAGTGCCGTCCTTCAAGGAAATGCACTATTTACAAGAAACGCTTATCAAATTTTTGCCGAAGAAAAAggcaaaaacatatttttttcgcCAATAAGTATACATTCGATTTTATCCCTGGCCGCTCAGGGGGCCAAAGGTGATTCTCAAAAAGCTTTTATTAAGGCTCTTCAAGTTTCCGATATCCAAACATTAGCATCCGGTTACCAAACTGCTATGAAAAAGTTGAATTCTATCGAAGATGTAACTTTATTAATGGCCAATAAGGTGTACGTTAAACAGAGTTACTTGCTTCAAGATGAATTTAAAAGTAAAGCCGTGGATTATTTCCTCTCCGAGGTCCAGAACATAgactttacaaaaaatatagacGCAGCTAAAACCATTAACAATTGGGTAGAAGGAAAAACTAACAGCAAAATCAAGGATTTAATACAACCCGATGATCTAGATGATTACACTCGTTTGATTTTGATAAACGCTATTTACTTCAAAGGCAAATGGGCAGAACCTTTCGATCCTGAATCGACAAAAACCGAAAAATTCTATTTAAGTAAAACCGATACCATCGATGTTCAGATGATGCACACTAAAaagaaattctacttcaaaaaTGACGAGGCTTTAGATGCTAAGGTATTGGAATTACCGTATACCAATAGGGACTTGAGCATGATCGTTATTTTGCCCAACCAAATCGATGGTATCGATGATTTGGAAGCTAAATTAGCTAAAACGGACCTGACCAAGATAACCGAGAACATGTATAGACCGGATGTAATCGTAGCTCTgcctaaatttaaaattgaaaccACCATAGATCTGGAGGAACCTTTAATAAAG ATGGGTCTTGATGTCGTCTTCACCGATAATGCCGATTTCAGCGGCATGCTTAAGAGCCCCGAACCATTATGTATCAGCAAAGTTATACACAAAGCTTTTATTGAGGTTAACGAAGAAGGAGCCGAAGCTGCCGCAGCTACTG GTTTTCTAATTCGTCGAAAATATGCAGCTTGGAAATCTCAAGACGAAGAATTCCAAGCAGATCATCCATTCATATTaatgtttaaaatgaaaatggaaaaaaagctGAATATTTTGTTCCACAGTCGTATAATCAACcctttaaaataa
- the LOC130453380 gene encoding serine protease inhibitor 3/4-like isoform X17 yields the protein MLFRLGFFHLLILTQSTAMSSDDNNLSAVLQGNALFTRNAYQIFAEEKGKNIFFSPISIHSILSLAAQGAKGDSQKAFIKALQVSDIQTLASGYQTAMKKLNSIEDVTLLMANKVYVKQSYLLQDEFKSKAVDYFLSEVQNIDFTKNIDAAKTINNWVEGKTNSKIKDLIQPDDLDDYTRLILINAIYFKGKWAEPFDPESTKTEKFYLSKTDTIDVQMMHTKKKFYFKNDEALDAKVLELPYTNRDLSMIVILPNQIDGIDDLEAKLAKTDLTKITENMYRPDVIVALPKFKIETTIDLEEPLIKMGLDVVFTDNADFSGMLKSPEPLCISKVIHKAFIEVNEEGAEAAAATGKKMILKKKGAPTKSFIADRTFITILAKNEEDADKTPLFKGRVFRPMI from the exons ATGTTATTTCGTTTAG gtttttttcatCTACTTATACTCACTCAATCAACAGCCATGTCTTCTGATGATAATAATCTTAGTGCCGTCCTTCAAGGAAATGCACTATTTACAAGAAACGCTTATCAAATTTTTGCCGAAGAAAAAggcaaaaacatatttttttcgcCAATAAGTATACATTCGATTTTATCCCTGGCCGCTCAGGGGGCCAAAGGTGATTCTCAAAAAGCTTTTATTAAGGCTCTTCAAGTTTCCGATATCCAAACATTAGCATCCGGTTACCAAACTGCTATGAAAAAGTTGAATTCTATCGAAGATGTAACTTTATTAATGGCCAATAAGGTGTACGTTAAACAGAGTTACTTGCTTCAAGATGAATTTAAAAGTAAAGCCGTGGATTATTTCCTCTCCGAGGTCCAGAACATAgactttacaaaaaatatagacGCAGCTAAAACCATTAACAATTGGGTAGAAGGAAAAACTAACAGCAAAATCAAGGATTTAATACAACCCGATGATCTAGATGATTACACTCGTTTGATTTTGATAAACGCTATTTACTTCAAAGGCAAATGGGCAGAACCTTTCGATCCTGAATCGACAAAAACCGAAAAATTCTATTTAAGTAAAACCGATACCATCGATGTTCAGATGATGCACACTAAAaagaaattctacttcaaaaaTGACGAGGCTTTAGATGCTAAGGTATTGGAATTACCGTATACCAATAGGGACTTGAGCATGATCGTTATTTTGCCCAACCAAATCGATGGTATCGATGATTTGGAAGCTAAATTAGCTAAAACGGACCTGACCAAGATAACCGAGAACATGTATAGACCGGATGTAATCGTAGCTCTgcctaaatttaaaattgaaaccACCATAGATCTGGAGGAACCTTTAATAAAG ATGGGTCTTGATGTCGTCTTCACCGATAATGCCGATTTCAGCGGCATGCTTAAGAGCCCCGAACCATTATGTATCAGCAAAGTTATACACAAAGCTTTTATTGAGGTTAACGAAGAAGGAGCCGAAGCTGCCGCAGCTACTG gaAAGAAGATGATACTTAAAAAAAAGGGCGCACCCACAAAGTCGTTTATAGCAGATCGCACGTTTATAACGATACTTGCTAAAAATGAAGAAGACGCCGATAAAACACCTTTATTCAAAGGGCGTGTATTTAGGCCCATGATATAG
- the LOC130453380 gene encoding serine protease inhibitor 3/4-like isoform X9: MVLVKVKDFESSHRLCRKIISHSLCNVVFVSVFVIFSPKLFLGFFHLLILTQSTAMSSDDNNLSAVLQGNALFTRNAYQIFAEEKGKNIFFSPISIHSILSLAAQGAKGDSQKAFIKALQVSDIQTLASGYQTAMKKLNSIEDVTLLMANKVYVKQSYLLQDEFKSKAVDYFLSEVQNIDFTKNIDAAKTINNWVEGKTNSKIKDLIQPDDLDDYTRLILINAIYFKGKWAEPFDPESTKTEKFYLSKTDTIDVQMMHTKKKFYFKNDEALDAKVLELPYTNRDLSMIVILPNQIDGIDDLEAKLAKTDLTKITENMYRPDVIVALPKFKIETTIDLEEPLIKMGLDVVFTDNADFSGMLKSPEPLCISKVIHKAFIEVNEEGAEAAAATGKKMILKKKGAPTKSFIADRTFITILAKNEEDADKTPLFKGRVFRPMI; this comes from the exons ATTCAgtccgaaattatttttag gtttttttcatCTACTTATACTCACTCAATCAACAGCCATGTCTTCTGATGATAATAATCTTAGTGCCGTCCTTCAAGGAAATGCACTATTTACAAGAAACGCTTATCAAATTTTTGCCGAAGAAAAAggcaaaaacatatttttttcgcCAATAAGTATACATTCGATTTTATCCCTGGCCGCTCAGGGGGCCAAAGGTGATTCTCAAAAAGCTTTTATTAAGGCTCTTCAAGTTTCCGATATCCAAACATTAGCATCCGGTTACCAAACTGCTATGAAAAAGTTGAATTCTATCGAAGATGTAACTTTATTAATGGCCAATAAGGTGTACGTTAAACAGAGTTACTTGCTTCAAGATGAATTTAAAAGTAAAGCCGTGGATTATTTCCTCTCCGAGGTCCAGAACATAgactttacaaaaaatatagacGCAGCTAAAACCATTAACAATTGGGTAGAAGGAAAAACTAACAGCAAAATCAAGGATTTAATACAACCCGATGATCTAGATGATTACACTCGTTTGATTTTGATAAACGCTATTTACTTCAAAGGCAAATGGGCAGAACCTTTCGATCCTGAATCGACAAAAACCGAAAAATTCTATTTAAGTAAAACCGATACCATCGATGTTCAGATGATGCACACTAAAaagaaattctacttcaaaaaTGACGAGGCTTTAGATGCTAAGGTATTGGAATTACCGTATACCAATAGGGACTTGAGCATGATCGTTATTTTGCCCAACCAAATCGATGGTATCGATGATTTGGAAGCTAAATTAGCTAAAACGGACCTGACCAAGATAACCGAGAACATGTATAGACCGGATGTAATCGTAGCTCTgcctaaatttaaaattgaaaccACCATAGATCTGGAGGAACCTTTAATAAAG ATGGGTCTTGATGTCGTCTTCACCGATAATGCCGATTTCAGCGGCATGCTTAAGAGCCCCGAACCATTATGTATCAGCAAAGTTATACACAAAGCTTTTATTGAGGTTAACGAAGAAGGAGCCGAAGCTGCCGCAGCTACTG gaAAGAAGATGATACTTAAAAAAAAGGGCGCACCCACAAAGTCGTTTATAGCAGATCGCACGTTTATAACGATACTTGCTAAAAATGAAGAAGACGCCGATAAAACACCTTTATTCAAAGGGCGTGTATTTAGGCCCATGATATAG